A single region of the Musa acuminata AAA Group cultivar baxijiao chromosome BXJ1-11, Cavendish_Baxijiao_AAA, whole genome shotgun sequence genome encodes:
- the LOC103970213 gene encoding probable pectate lyase 8 — MAVRSLRCSSLLVLGLWVLLPGAMGWSGGETVSVSSAAGKEVVVGAVDDPELVASEVHMMVKNSTARRALGYLSCSTGNPIDDCWRCDPEWHRNRKRLADCGIGFGRNAIGGREGRFYVVTDSGDDDPVNPRPGTLRYAVIQEEPLWIVFKRSMVITLEQELIMNSFKTIDGRGAEVHIANGACITIQFVTNIIIHGLHIHDCKPTGNAMVRSSPSHYGWRTIADGDGVSIFGASHIWVDHNSLSNCADGLIDAIIGSTAITISNNYFTNHNEVILLGHSDSYVRDKAMQVTIAYNHFGEGLIQRMPRCRHGYFHVVNNDYTHWEMYAIGGSADPTINSQGNRYLAPTNPFAKEVTKRVDTDSSVWKSWNWRSDDDLLLNGAYFTTSGGGSSGSYAKASSLGAKSSSMVGSITSDAGALRCRKGSQC, encoded by the exons ATGGCGGTACGATCTCTGAGGTGTTCCAGTTTGCTGGTACTAGGGCTTTGGGTTCTCCTACCTGGAGCCATGGGGTGGTCTGGAGGCGAAACCGTCTCTGTCTCGAG TGCCGCTGGGAAGGAAGTGGTGGTGGGCGCGGTGGACGATCCGGAACTGGTCGCGTCTGAGGTACACAT GATGGTCAAAAACAGCACCGCTCGCCGGGCCCTCGGGTACTTGTCCTGCTCGACAGGGAACCCCATCGACGACTGCTGGCGGTGCGACCCCGAATGGCACCGCAACCGCAAGCGCCTGGCAGACTGCGGCATCGGCTTCGGCCGCAACGCCATCGGCGGCCGAGAAGGCCGCTTCTACGTCGTGACGGACTCCGGTGACGACGACCCCGTGAACCCGCGCCCGGGCACCCTCCGGTACGCGGTCATCCAGGAGGAGCCCCTCTGGATCGTGTTCAAACGCAGCATGGTCATCACCCTCGAGCAGGAGCTCATCATGAACAGCTTCAAGACCATCGACGGGCGCGGCGCCGAAGTCCACATTGCCAACGGCGCCTGCATCACCATCCAGTTCGTCACCAACATCATCATCCATGGACTCCACATCCACGACTGCAAGCCCACGGGGAACGCCATGGTCCGCAGCTCCCCTTCCCACTATGGCTGGAGGACGATAGCCGACGGGGACGGAGTGTCCATCTTCGGAGCAAGTCATATCTGGGTCGACCACAACTCTCTCTCCAACTGCGCTGATGGCCTTATCGACGCCATTATAGGATCCACTGCCATCACCATCTCCAACAATTACTTCACCAACCACAATGAG GTGATTCTTTTGGGCCACAGTGATTCTTACGTTAGGGACAAGGCCATGCAAGTCACCATCGCCTACAACCACTTCGGCGAAGGTCTCATTCAAAGAATGCCTAG GTGCAGACATGGCTACTTCCACGTGGTGAACAATGACTACACCCACTGGGAGATGTACGCCATTGGCGGAAGCGCCGACCCGACCATCAACAGTCAAGGAAACAGATACCTCGCTCCTACCAACCCCTTTGCCAAGGAG GTAACCAAGAGAGTGGATACGGATTCGAGCGTGTGGAAGAGTTGGAATTGGAGATCAGACGACGACCTTCTGCTGAACGGCGCCTACTTCACCACCTCCGGAGGTGGATCTTCCGGAAGTTACGCGAAGGCCTCCAGCCTCGGAGCCAAGTCCTCGTCCATGGTTGGCTCCATCACATCTGATGCAGGCGCCCTACGCTGCCGCAAGGGTTCCCAATGCTGA
- the LOC135596801 gene encoding auxin-responsive protein IAA10-like isoform X1, translated as MVFGGGAAGDYSSGSMATPEAAVAEEDMVGKDYVGISEVSSSSYPGSAGVGGGMDEEEELELGLSLGTKKAIGGGATPWADYCRILTAEDLPSMGSRASPLSSSSSVSSSSSPIAGGERCSGRVAKKTSGNPPSQMVVGWPPIRAYRMNSLVNQSKENTSAHATITSTHKKASQNIKNNKTGERICCKEIEKKGRSSVNSLFVKVNLDGDPIGRKVDLSSYPSYETLALALEAMFLRQTLVLGSSIYDGPRTSKLLDGSSGFIITYEDRDGDWMLVGDVPWGMFLSTVKRLRIMKTSDASGLGKWDCQIHVHPSCAPGVYTDGSSRDDGNHVHLQQQQQQQQFYIRI; from the exons ATGGTTTTCGGCGGAGGCGCCGCCGGGGATTACTCATCGGGGTCGATGGCGACGCCggaggcggcggtggcggaggaggaTATGGTGGGGAAGGACTACGTGGGGATATCCGAGGTAAGCTCCTCTTCTTACCCCGGTTCGGCGGGCGTTGGAGGTGGaatggacgaggaggaggaactGGAACTCGGTCTGAGCCTGGGGACAAAGAAGGCCATCGGCGGTGGCGCAACGCCGTGGGCCGATTACTGCCGAATATTGACGGCGGAAGACTTGCCGTCGATGGGGTCGCGTGCTTCGCCCTTATCTTCTTCGTCGTCTGTTTCATCCTCGTCCTCACCTATCGCGGGCGGGGAGAGGTGCAGCGGCCGTGTGGCTAAGAAGACCTCCGGTAACCCACCGAG TCAAATGGTGGTAGGATGGCCACCGATAAGAGCATACAGGATGAACAGTTTAGTCAACCAATCCAAAGAAAACACATCCGCGCATGCTACCATCACGTCAACCCACAAGAAGGCATCTCAAAACATCAAGAACAACAAAACTGGGGAGAGAATTTGCTGCAAGGAGattgaaaagaaaggaagatcctCTGTGAATTCCCTCTTTGTTAAGGTGAATTTGGATGGAGATCCTATTGGGAGGAAGGTGGATCTCAGTTCCTATCCCTCCTATGAAACCCTTGCGCTAGCACTTGAGGCCATGTTCCTCAGACAAACATTAGTCCTCGGTAGCTCCATTT ATGATGGCCCAAGGACCTCAAAATTGCTTGATGGCTCATCTGGATTCATAATCACATATGAAGACAGGGATGGCGACTGGATGTTAGTAGGTGATGTTCCGTGGGG AATGTTCCTTAGCACTGTCAAGAGGCTTAGAATCATGAAGACCTCTGATGCTAGTGGGCTTG GCAAATGGGACTGCCAGATTCATGTTCACCCATCTTGTGCTCCCGGAGTCTATA CCGATGGCAGCAGTAGAGATGACGGGAATCACGTCCacttgcagcagcagcaacagcagcagcagtttTACATTCGAATCTAA
- the LOC135596801 gene encoding auxin-responsive protein IAA10-like isoform X2 — protein sequence MVFGGGAAGDYSSGSMATPEAAVAEEDMVGKDYVGISEVSSSSYPGSAGVGGGMDEEEELELGLSLGTKKAIGGGATPWADYCRILTAEDLPSMGSRASPLSSSSSVSSSSSPIAGGERCSGRVAKKTSGNPPSQMVVGWPPIRAYRMNSLVNQSKENTSAHATITSTHKKASQNIKNNKTGERICCKEIEKKGRSSVNSLFVKVNLDGDPIGRKVDLSSYPSYETLALALEAMFLRQTLVLGSSIYDGPRTSKLLDGSSGFIITYEDRDGDWMLVGDVPWGMFLSTVKRLRIMKTSDASGLAPRFHSWPNIGPC from the exons ATGGTTTTCGGCGGAGGCGCCGCCGGGGATTACTCATCGGGGTCGATGGCGACGCCggaggcggcggtggcggaggaggaTATGGTGGGGAAGGACTACGTGGGGATATCCGAGGTAAGCTCCTCTTCTTACCCCGGTTCGGCGGGCGTTGGAGGTGGaatggacgaggaggaggaactGGAACTCGGTCTGAGCCTGGGGACAAAGAAGGCCATCGGCGGTGGCGCAACGCCGTGGGCCGATTACTGCCGAATATTGACGGCGGAAGACTTGCCGTCGATGGGGTCGCGTGCTTCGCCCTTATCTTCTTCGTCGTCTGTTTCATCCTCGTCCTCACCTATCGCGGGCGGGGAGAGGTGCAGCGGCCGTGTGGCTAAGAAGACCTCCGGTAACCCACCGAG TCAAATGGTGGTAGGATGGCCACCGATAAGAGCATACAGGATGAACAGTTTAGTCAACCAATCCAAAGAAAACACATCCGCGCATGCTACCATCACGTCAACCCACAAGAAGGCATCTCAAAACATCAAGAACAACAAAACTGGGGAGAGAATTTGCTGCAAGGAGattgaaaagaaaggaagatcctCTGTGAATTCCCTCTTTGTTAAGGTGAATTTGGATGGAGATCCTATTGGGAGGAAGGTGGATCTCAGTTCCTATCCCTCCTATGAAACCCTTGCGCTAGCACTTGAGGCCATGTTCCTCAGACAAACATTAGTCCTCGGTAGCTCCATTT ATGATGGCCCAAGGACCTCAAAATTGCTTGATGGCTCATCTGGATTCATAATCACATATGAAGACAGGGATGGCGACTGGATGTTAGTAGGTGATGTTCCGTGGGG AATGTTCCTTAGCACTGTCAAGAGGCTTAGAATCATGAAGACCTCTGATGCTAGTGGGCTTG CACCAAGATTCCATTCCTGGCCCAATATTGGTCCTTGCTAG
- the LOC103970215 gene encoding probable indole-3-pyruvate monooxygenase YUCCA9, protein MSSMADQFAFFSRRCVWVNGPIIVGAGPSGLAVAACLKEHGVPSVILERSDCIASLWQKRTYDRLKLHLPKQFCQLPRFPFPEHYPEYPTKQQFIDYLESYAKHLEISPRFNQSVQLARYDETCGLWRVRTTGTGTAAGSRSQEVEYIGRWLVVATGENAESVVPELDGLREFGGDVMHVCDYKSGEAYRGKRVLVVGCGNSGMEVCLDLCDYDAFPAMVVRDSVHVLPREVLGKSTFELAVLLMKWLPLWLVDKILLVLAWLVLGNIERCGLRRPSTGPLALKNTEGRTPVLDTGALGKIRSGDIKVVPGIKRFSPGKVALVDGQVLDIDSVVLATGYRSNVPQWLQGCEFFSKDGFPKTAFPNGWKGQSGLYAVGFTRRGLSGASSDAVRTAKDIGRMWKEELKPAKRPVACHRRCISQI, encoded by the exons ATGTCCAGCATGGCTGATCAATTCGCGTTCTTCTCCCGGAGGTGTGTATGGGTGAACGGTCCGATCATTGTCGGAGCTGGCCCGTCCGGCCTGGCCGTGGCAGCGTGCTTGAAGGAGCACGGCGTACCGTCGGTGATCCTCGAGCGGTCCGACTGCATTGCCTCCCTCTGGCAAAAGCGTACCTACGACCGCTTGAAGCTTCACCTCCCCAAGCAGTTCTGCCAGCTGCCCAGGTTCCCCTTCCCGGAGCATTACCCCGAGTATCCTACCAAGCAACAGTTCATCGACTACTTGGAGTCGTACGCTAAGCACTTGGAGATCAGCCCACGGTTCAACCAGTCGGTGCAGTTAGCGAGGTACGATGAAACGTGCGGCCTGTGGCGGGTGAGGACCACAGGAACAGGCACCGCCGCTGGAAGCCGGAGCCAGGAGGTGGAGTACATCGGCAGGTGGCTGGTGGTGGCCACCGGCGAGAACGCGGAGAGTGTAGTCCCCGAGCTGGACGGGCTCAGGGAGTTCGGCGGTGATGTGATGCATGTTTGTGACTACAAGTCCGGTGAGGCCTACCGCGGGAAGCGCGTGTTGGTGGTCGGCTGTGGCAACTCCGGCATGGAGGTCTGTCTCGATCTCTGCGACTACGATGCCTTTCCAGCTATGGTGGTTCGCGACTCG GTTCACGTACTGCCGAGGGAGGTACTCGGGAAATCGACGTTCGAGTTGGCTGTCCTGCTGATGAAGTGGTTGCCGCTGTGGCTGGTGGACAAGATCCTACTAGTGTTGGCGTGGCTGGTGCTTGGGAACATAGAGAGGTGTGGCCTGAGGAGACCTTCCACCGGTCCTCTGGCGCTCAAGAACACAGAGGGGAGGACCCCTGTTCTCGACACAGGGGCTCTTGGAAAGATAAGATCTGGCGACATCAAGGTTGTTCCTGGGATCAAGAGGTTCTCCCCCGGAAAAGTCGCGCTCGTCGACGGCCAGGTCCTCGACATTGACTCTGTCGTCTTGGCTACAGGTTACCGAAGCAACGTCCCTCAGTGGCTTCAG GGATGTGAATTCTTCTCCAAAGATGGGTTTCCGAAGACTGCATTCCCGAACGGGTGGAAAGGACAGTCCGGGCTTTACGCTGTGGGTTTCACAAGGAGGGGCCTCTCTGGTGCTTCCTCAGACGCAGTGAGGACTGCCAAGGACATCGGCAGGATGTGGAAGGAGGAGCTGAAGCCCGCCAAGAGACCCGTCGCCTGCCATAGACGATGCATCTCTCAGATCTGA
- the LOC135596803 gene encoding putative ripening-related protein 1 yields the protein MAAGSLPSLVIVLLLSTVVLSYVQSCSHSGYLTGTTSKCNEEKGAECCKAGKKYRQYRCSPPVTAATKAHMTIYDFSEGGDSAAPSKCDGEYHSDHEMVVALSTGWYEDGSRCGNTVRIDANGRSVLAKVVGECDSVNGCDEEHNFQPPCRNNIVDASRAVWKALGFYKSHNGDYDITWSDA from the coding sequence ATGGCTGCTGGTTCGCTTCCTTCACTGGTCATCGTTCTGCTACTGTCAACTGTTGTTCTTAGCTACGTCCAGTCGTGCAGCCACAGCGGGTATTTGACCGGAACCACAAGCAAATGCAACGAAGAAAAAGGCGCGGAGTGCTGCAAGGCTGGCAAGAAGTACCGCCAGTATCGCTGCTCGCCGCCGGTCACCGCAGCCACGAAGGCACACATGACCATCTACGACTTCTCCGAAGGCGGCGACAGCGCCGCTCCTTCGAAGTGCGACGGTGAGTACCATTCCGACCACGAGATGGTCGTCGCGCTGTCCACCGGCTGGTACGAAGACGGCAGCAGGTGTGGCAACACCGTCAGGATCGACGCCAATGGCAGATCTGTGCTGGCCAAAGTTGTCGGCGAGTGCGACTCGGTGAACGGCTGCGACGAAGAGCACAACTTCCAGCCTCCCTGCAGGAACAACATCGTCGATGCGTCTCGAGCAGTGTGGAAGGCGTTGGGCTTCTACAAGTCGCACAATGGTGACTACGACATTACTTGGTCAGATGCATGA